One region of Jatrophihabitans cynanchi genomic DNA includes:
- the nusG gene encoding transcription termination/antitermination protein NusG yields MLGAADDEQVGEPDDDYDVSALGADEPAADEPAGAEPAAPAAGAAAEQADAAGDEQDAEAAEQAAEQDDEDPVETLRRELKTQFGDWYVVHSYAGYENKVKTNLESRIQSLDMEDYIFQVEVPTEEVVEIKNGKRQQVQRKVFPGYILVRMDLNDESWGAVRNTPGVTGFVGATSRPSPLTLDEVVKILAPATQKAAAVAAGKPGAAAADKPQFTEVEFEIGESVTVMDGPFATLPASISEIDPVHQKLHVLVSIFGRETPVELAFSQVAKI; encoded by the coding sequence CTGCTGGGAGCAGCCGACGACGAGCAGGTAGGCGAGCCCGATGACGACTACGACGTGTCCGCGCTGGGCGCGGACGAACCGGCCGCCGACGAGCCCGCCGGAGCCGAGCCCGCGGCACCGGCTGCCGGCGCGGCCGCGGAGCAGGCCGACGCGGCTGGCGACGAGCAGGACGCCGAGGCCGCCGAGCAGGCCGCCGAGCAGGACGACGAGGACCCGGTCGAGACGCTGCGCCGCGAACTGAAGACCCAGTTCGGTGACTGGTACGTGGTGCACAGCTACGCGGGCTACGAGAACAAGGTGAAGACCAACCTGGAGAGCCGCATCCAGAGCCTGGACATGGAGGACTACATCTTCCAGGTCGAGGTGCCGACCGAAGAGGTCGTCGAGATCAAGAACGGCAAGCGCCAGCAGGTGCAGCGCAAGGTCTTCCCCGGCTACATCCTGGTGCGCATGGACCTCAACGACGAGTCGTGGGGCGCCGTCCGCAACACCCCCGGGGTCACCGGCTTCGTCGGCGCCACGTCCCGGCCGTCCCCGCTGACGCTGGACGAGGTCGTCAAGATCCTCGCCCCGGCCACCCAGAAGGCCGCTGCCGTCGCCGCGGGCAAGCCGGGGGCCGCCGCCGCCGACAAGCCGCAGTTCACCGAGGTCGAGTTCGAGATCGGCGAGTCGGTCACCGTCATGGACGGCCCGTTCGCCACCTTGCCGGCCTCCATCAGCGAGATCGATCCGGTGCACCAGAAGCTGCACGTACTGGTGTCGATCTTCGGACGCGAGACGCCTGTCGAGCTCGCGTTCAGTCAGGTCGCCAAGATCTAG
- the secE gene encoding preprotein translocase subunit SecE, with the protein MTATRTESATPRPSGGRGAGPTRFARESVSELRKVLWPSRNELVTYSIVVIIFLVIMTAIVAGLDIGFAKLVLLVFG; encoded by the coding sequence TTGACCGCGACTCGTACCGAGTCCGCGACCCCCCGCCCGTCGGGTGGCCGCGGTGCTGGGCCGACGCGCTTCGCCCGCGAGAGTGTCTCGGAGTTGCGCAAGGTCCTGTGGCCGTCCCGTAACGAGCTGGTGACCTACTCGATCGTGGTGATCATCTTTCTGGTGATCATGACCGCGATCGTCGCCGGCCTGGACATCGGCTTCGCGAAGCTGGTGCTGCTGGTCTTCGGCTGA
- a CDS encoding pyridoxal phosphate-dependent aminotransferase, which yields MGSRISDRIAAIAESATLAVDAKAKALKAAGRPVIGFGAGEPDFPTPDYIVEAAAAACRDPKNHRYTPVAGQPELRAAIAAKTLRDTGYQVDATQVLVTNGGKQAVYNTFAALLDPGDEVLLIAPYWTTYPEAIKLAGGVPVEVITDETSGYLATVDQLEAARTPRTKVLLFVSPSNPTGAVYPREQIVAIGSWAAEHGLWVVTDEIYEHLVYAGAENVSIAAAVPELGDRVVILNGVAKTYAMTGWRVGWMIGPTDVIKAATNLQSHATSNVNNVAQVAALTAVSGDLSAVAQMRTAFDRRRRMIVGLLSDIPGVICPEPKGAFYAYPSVKGLLGKPLRGRVSHSSAELAGVILEEAEVAVVPGEAFGTPGYLRLSYALGDADLAEGIGRIAKLVADAG from the coding sequence ATGGGATCGCGCATTTCCGACCGCATCGCCGCCATCGCCGAATCGGCCACGCTCGCCGTGGACGCCAAGGCCAAGGCCCTCAAGGCCGCCGGCCGGCCGGTCATCGGCTTCGGCGCGGGCGAGCCGGACTTTCCCACGCCCGACTACATCGTCGAGGCGGCCGCCGCCGCCTGCCGCGACCCCAAGAACCACCGGTACACGCCGGTCGCCGGGCAGCCGGAGCTTCGTGCGGCCATCGCGGCCAAGACGCTGCGCGACACCGGCTACCAGGTCGACGCCACCCAGGTGCTGGTCACCAACGGCGGCAAGCAGGCCGTCTACAACACCTTCGCGGCGCTGCTCGACCCGGGCGATGAGGTACTGCTCATCGCTCCGTACTGGACGACGTATCCCGAGGCGATCAAGCTGGCCGGCGGCGTACCGGTCGAGGTGATCACCGACGAGACCAGCGGTTACCTGGCCACCGTCGACCAGCTCGAGGCCGCCCGCACGCCGCGCACCAAGGTGCTGCTGTTCGTCTCGCCGTCCAACCCGACCGGCGCGGTGTATCCGCGCGAGCAGATCGTCGCGATCGGCTCGTGGGCGGCCGAGCACGGGCTGTGGGTCGTCACCGACGAGATCTACGAGCACCTGGTCTACGCCGGTGCCGAGAACGTCTCGATCGCCGCGGCCGTGCCGGAACTCGGCGATCGGGTGGTGATCTTGAACGGGGTCGCGAAGACCTACGCGATGACCGGCTGGCGGGTGGGCTGGATGATCGGGCCCACCGACGTGATCAAGGCCGCCACGAACCTGCAGTCGCACGCCACCTCGAACGTGAACAACGTGGCCCAGGTCGCCGCGCTCACCGCGGTCAGCGGTGACCTGTCCGCTGTTGCGCAGATGCGTACCGCGTTCGACCGGCGCCGGCGGATGATCGTGGGCCTGCTTTCGGACATCCCCGGCGTGATCTGCCCCGAGCCCAAGGGGGCGTTCTACGCCTACCCGTCGGTCAAGGGGCTGCTCGGCAAGCCGCTGCGCGGCCGGGTCTCGCACTCGTCCGCCGAGCTGGCCGGGGTGATCCTGGAGGAGGCCGAGGTCGCGGTCGTGCCGGGCGAGGCGTTCGGCACACCCGGGTACCTGCGGCTGTCCTACGCGCTCGGGGACGCGGACCTGGCCGAGGGCATCGGCCGGATCGCCAAGCTGGTCGCCGACGCCGGCTGA
- a CDS encoding M1 family aminopeptidase: MDTTLTVTAPAADVVIMSGGPRTPRRDGANRVWRARIPAARDVSVAVGPFHVSDTVVDGVALRVGSYTTASRNTLMPIFARAIRELSARFGRYPFASLSIARVPGSQGGGIEYPASIQMQSESVTDAVHETAHQWFYAMVGNSQALHPWLDEAFAEYAERLVDARPEAASWLSYRGDVDRSIESYGTDSYDYFNVTYAKGAAALEAARTAAGRSGWDRVMRCYVAANAWQIAVPADFARAITQFPAAIAILRRAGALR; this comes from the coding sequence ATGGACACCACGCTGACCGTGACCGCGCCGGCCGCCGACGTCGTGATCATGTCCGGCGGCCCGCGCACGCCGCGGCGCGACGGCGCGAACCGGGTGTGGCGAGCGCGGATCCCGGCGGCGCGTGATGTCAGCGTCGCGGTCGGGCCGTTCCACGTGTCCGACACGGTGGTCGACGGGGTCGCGCTGCGCGTCGGCTCGTACACCACGGCGTCCCGCAACACCCTGATGCCGATCTTCGCCCGGGCGATCCGGGAGCTGTCTGCCCGGTTCGGCCGGTACCCGTTCGCGTCGCTGTCGATCGCGCGGGTGCCCGGCAGCCAGGGGGGCGGCATCGAGTACCCGGCATCGATCCAGATGCAGTCCGAGTCGGTGACCGACGCGGTGCACGAGACCGCGCACCAGTGGTTCTACGCGATGGTCGGCAACTCTCAGGCGCTGCACCCGTGGCTGGACGAGGCGTTCGCCGAGTACGCCGAGCGGCTGGTCGACGCCCGTCCCGAGGCGGCGTCCTGGCTGAGCTACCGCGGCGACGTCGACCGCTCGATCGAGTCGTACGGCACCGACTCGTACGACTACTTCAACGTGACGTACGCGAAGGGCGCGGCGGCGTTGGAGGCTGCCCGGACGGCGGCCGGCCGGTCGGGTTGGGACCGGGTGATGCGCTGCTACGTGGCCGCCAACGCGTGGCAGATCGCGGTTCCGGCCGACTTCGCCCGGGCCATCACGCAGTTCCCGGCCGCAATCGCGATCTTGCGCCGGGCCGGCGCGCTGCGCTGA
- a CDS encoding gluzincin family metallopeptidase produces the protein MNLRPAAAAVAAGLFALSACTSVSSGHGTLPAAASTQAPPHSSAPGTAPGSPSGSAAPADCPASYAEPDPHRPVVRLNFVVSTDLSTVRGTEHVAFTPDRPITELVFRLTANTAPTVDAGNKIVVTSATADHGGTSHTFSRAGAAASTQGGLLHIPLSGTVPAGTTVTADLAFTLTLGPESFDRFGRNDVAGARYAWFGSGQPLLAWERGFGWHDEDLIQFTAESATSEAMDTDLTVSAPAKDTVIMSGDPADPAAGAGATRTWHARIAAARDVSVAVGPFHVADTEVHGVKLRLGAPSDAIRDALVPEFERAITELAKLYGPFPFPSLSVARVPAEGGGIEYPSSILMLDGSRLVAVHETAHQWFYAMIGDSQALHAWLDEAFAQFSEERVDGTSEPGGALDANGPVDRPTGSYGTDANDYYFITYDKGAAALAAARKAIGTAAWDAAMRCYVGANAWRIANPSDLKAALAAYPAAIGVLQRAGALR, from the coding sequence GTGAACCTCCGGCCGGCTGCCGCGGCTGTAGCGGCCGGCCTGTTCGCGCTGAGCGCGTGCACCTCCGTCTCGTCCGGCCACGGGACGCTGCCTGCCGCCGCCTCGACGCAGGCGCCGCCGCACAGCAGCGCACCGGGAACTGCTCCGGGTTCGCCGAGCGGGTCCGCTGCGCCGGCGGACTGCCCGGCGTCGTACGCCGAACCCGATCCGCACCGGCCGGTGGTGCGGCTGAACTTCGTCGTGAGCACCGACCTGAGCACGGTGCGGGGCACCGAGCACGTCGCGTTCACGCCGGACCGGCCGATCACCGAGCTGGTGTTCCGGTTGACCGCGAACACCGCGCCGACCGTCGATGCCGGCAACAAGATCGTCGTCACCTCCGCGACCGCGGACCACGGCGGCACCAGCCACACGTTCAGCCGCGCGGGCGCGGCGGCGTCCACCCAGGGCGGCCTGCTGCACATTCCGCTGTCCGGCACCGTGCCGGCCGGCACGACCGTCACCGCCGACCTGGCCTTCACGCTCACCCTCGGGCCGGAATCCTTCGACCGGTTCGGCCGCAACGATGTCGCCGGCGCGCGTTACGCGTGGTTCGGCTCGGGGCAGCCGCTGCTGGCCTGGGAGCGCGGGTTCGGCTGGCACGACGAGGACCTGATCCAGTTCACCGCCGAGAGCGCCACGAGCGAGGCGATGGACACCGACCTGACGGTGAGCGCCCCCGCGAAGGACACCGTGATCATGTCCGGCGATCCGGCCGACCCTGCCGCGGGCGCCGGCGCGACCAGAACCTGGCACGCGCGGATCGCGGCAGCGCGGGACGTCAGCGTCGCGGTCGGGCCGTTCCACGTGGCGGACACCGAGGTGCACGGCGTGAAGCTGCGGCTGGGCGCCCCGAGTGACGCGATCCGCGACGCGCTGGTGCCGGAGTTCGAGCGCGCGATCACCGAGCTGGCCAAGCTGTACGGGCCGTTCCCGTTCCCGTCGCTCTCGGTCGCGCGGGTACCCGCCGAGGGCGGCGGCATCGAGTACCCCAGCTCGATCCTGATGCTGGACGGCTCGCGGCTGGTCGCTGTGCACGAGACGGCGCACCAGTGGTTCTACGCCATGATCGGCGACTCGCAGGCACTGCACGCCTGGCTGGACGAGGCGTTCGCCCAGTTCTCCGAGGAGCGGGTGGACGGCACGTCCGAGCCGGGCGGGGCGCTGGACGCGAACGGCCCGGTGGACAGGCCGACCGGGTCGTACGGCACGGACGCGAACGACTACTACTTCATCACCTACGACAAGGGCGCGGCCGCGCTCGCCGCCGCGCGCAAGGCGATCGGGACCGCGGCATGGGACGCCGCAATGCGCTGCTACGTCGGCGCCAACGCGTGGCGGATCGCCAACCCGTCCGACCTCAAGGCCGCGCTGGCCGCGTACCCGGCAGCGATCGGGGTGCTGCAGCGCGCGGGAGCCCTGCGGTGA
- a CDS encoding MaoC family dehydratase, which produces MNAGDTLPAQEFAISRADLVRYAGASGDFNPIHWNERFATSVGLPNVIAHGMFTMALAIRVVTDWAGDPGAVVEYGVRFTRPVVVPDPDGATLRVEGAVRAVRDDGLIDVDLTTTVDGQTVLAKARAVVRPHGAR; this is translated from the coding sequence GTGAACGCAGGCGATACGCTGCCGGCGCAGGAGTTCGCCATCAGCCGGGCCGACCTGGTGCGCTACGCCGGCGCGTCCGGCGACTTCAACCCGATCCACTGGAACGAGCGGTTCGCGACGTCGGTGGGTCTGCCGAACGTGATCGCGCACGGCATGTTCACCATGGCTCTCGCGATCCGGGTGGTCACCGACTGGGCAGGCGACCCGGGCGCCGTCGTCGAGTACGGCGTGCGGTTCACCCGGCCGGTGGTCGTGCCCGACCCGGACGGCGCCACCTTGCGCGTCGAGGGCGCGGTCCGCGCGGTACGCGACGACGGGCTGATCGATGTCGACCTGACGACGACGGTGGACGGCCAGACCGTCCTGGCCAAGGCCAGAGCCGTCGTCCGCCCGCACGGCGCGCGGTGA
- a CDS encoding MaoC family dehydratase N-terminal domain-containing protein → MSVDPTFIGRVYPPTDPYEVGREKIREFADAVSDPNPAYRDPAAARALGYPDVIAPPTFAIAVTMRAGHQVIMDPELGIDYSRVVHGEQRFVHHRPIHAGDLLRVVVSVEDIRQAAGNDIVTTKSDVQTVDGEAVLSAYSTIVARGTAQ, encoded by the coding sequence ATGTCAGTCGACCCCACGTTCATCGGCCGCGTCTATCCGCCGACCGACCCCTACGAGGTGGGCCGCGAGAAGATCCGCGAGTTCGCCGACGCCGTCTCCGACCCGAACCCGGCGTACCGGGACCCCGCAGCAGCGCGGGCCCTCGGGTACCCGGACGTGATCGCGCCGCCCACCTTCGCGATCGCGGTGACCATGCGCGCCGGCCACCAGGTGATCATGGACCCGGAGTTGGGCATCGACTACTCGCGCGTGGTGCACGGCGAGCAGCGCTTCGTGCACCACCGGCCGATCCACGCCGGCGACCTGCTCCGGGTGGTCGTGTCCGTCGAGGACATCCGGCAGGCGGCGGGCAACGACATCGTCACCACGAAGTCCGACGTCCAGACGGTGGACGGCGAAGCAGTGCTGAGCGCCTACTCCACCATCGTCGCGAGGGGGACCGCGCAGTGA
- a CDS encoding DUF4873 domain-containing protein: MDEDGYTGPAELISEGRSVAAQVRLAGHFDPISGRYSWYGRVSASPEVSELVATGRRPVLLRTPQGEAETRLSDVDPWGRPRVDGFGAAPFAVTTTVPGEGG, encoded by the coding sequence ATGGACGAGGACGGCTACACCGGCCCGGCGGAGCTGATCAGTGAGGGCCGCAGTGTCGCGGCGCAAGTGCGGCTGGCCGGGCACTTCGACCCGATCTCCGGCAGGTACAGCTGGTACGGCCGGGTCTCGGCCTCGCCCGAGGTGAGTGAACTGGTCGCCACCGGCCGGCGTCCGGTGCTGTTGCGCACGCCGCAGGGCGAGGCCGAGACTAGGCTGTCCGACGTCGACCCGTGGGGCCGGCCGCGGGTGGACGGGTTCGGTGCCGCCCCGTTCGCGGTGACGACGACGGTGCCGGGCGAGGGCGGGTGA
- a CDS encoding TetR/AcrR family transcriptional regulator, whose amino-acid sequence MTEVRQAGPERTPDGRRLRWAEHRVQRRAAFVAAGAVAVDEHGPDASAEQIAAAAGVSRTVLYRYFRDREDLRQAIADHVVNAIVDSVVPHLALGRDSTPRQIIGSAVGVIVGWFDEHPNLYFFLRARRTGLDAVENTLADRVSDLLRVVLLLLGLDEARAEPNAFAIVGMVESIGAWWLARRTLSREQVTEVVCDGIWHLLDGTARASGVALRYDEPLPWNQLESSGAGA is encoded by the coding sequence GTGACCGAGGTCCGGCAGGCCGGTCCCGAGCGCACGCCGGACGGCCGGCGGCTGCGTTGGGCCGAGCACCGCGTGCAGCGCCGCGCGGCGTTCGTGGCCGCCGGCGCGGTGGCCGTCGACGAGCACGGCCCGGATGCCTCGGCGGAGCAGATCGCGGCGGCCGCGGGGGTCAGCCGGACCGTGCTGTACCGCTACTTCCGCGACCGTGAGGACCTGCGCCAGGCGATCGCCGATCACGTGGTGAACGCGATCGTCGACAGCGTCGTCCCGCACCTCGCACTCGGTCGTGACAGCACGCCGCGGCAGATCATCGGCTCGGCAGTCGGCGTCATCGTCGGCTGGTTCGATGAGCATCCCAACCTCTACTTCTTCCTGCGCGCGCGGCGCACCGGTCTGGACGCGGTCGAGAACACGCTGGCCGACCGGGTCAGCGACCTGCTCAGGGTCGTGTTGCTGCTGCTCGGGCTGGACGAGGCGCGGGCCGAGCCGAACGCGTTCGCGATCGTCGGCATGGTCGAGTCGATCGGCGCGTGGTGGCTGGCCAGGCGCACGCTCTCGCGGGAGCAGGTCACCGAGGTCGTGTGTGACGGGATCTGGCACCTGCTGGACGGGACGGCACGGGCGAGCGGCGTTGCGCTGCGCTACGACGAGCCGCTGCCGTGGAACCAACTGGAATCAAGCGGCGCAGGAGCGTGA
- the rpmG gene encoding 50S ribosomal protein L33, with protein MAATDVRPKITLACQECKHRNYITKKNRRNDPDRLSMKKFCPNCGKHTEHRETR; from the coding sequence GTGGCAGCCACCGACGTGCGACCGAAGATCACCTTGGCGTGCCAGGAGTGCAAGCACCGCAACTACATCACCAAGAAGAACCGGCGTAACGATCCCGACCGGCTCTCGATGAAGAAGTTCTGCCCGAACTGCGGCAAGCACACCGAGCACCGCGAGACGCGCTGA
- a CDS encoding fumarate reductase/succinate dehydrogenase flavoprotein subunit, with translation MPEQEDLEKHKYDVLIIGAGGSGLRAAIAAHEAGLRVAVICKSLFGKAHTVMAEGGCAAAMGNVNSHDNWQVHFRDTMRGGKFLNNWRMAELHAKEAPDRVWELETYGALFDRTKDGKISQRNFGGHEYPRLAHVGDRTGLELIRTMQQKIVSLQQDDARKAGRSSGADDGRLKVFAELTVTELLTDDTGAIAGAFGYYRETGKFVLFKAPAVVLATGGIGKSFKVTSNSWECTGDGMGLALRVGSTLMNMEFVQFHPTGMVWPPSVKGILVTEGVRGDGGVLKNSEGKRFMFNYVPDVFRSQYADNEAEADAWYKDPDHNKRTPDLLPRDEVARAINSEVKAGRGSPHGGVYLDIASRLPKEEILRRLPSMQHQFKELADVDITSEPMEVGPTCHYVMGGIEVDADTAAAARVPGLFASGEVAGGMHGSNRLGGNSLSDLLVFGRRSGEGAAAYVHALRGEYPAISDEQVASCMQVALAPFEQHGDTAYEIHQELQQCMNDLVGIIRKASEVQDALERLEKLKERAKTVSAAGPREFNPGWHLALDLRNMIAVCECIARAALIREESRGGHTRDDFPSMSAQWRKVNLICTQNEAGDGIDVVEQPMEPMRADLLALFPRDELMKYFTDEELVDVAGEAE, from the coding sequence GTGCCAGAGCAAGAAGATCTCGAGAAGCACAAGTACGACGTCCTGATCATCGGGGCCGGCGGGTCGGGGCTGCGCGCCGCGATCGCCGCGCACGAGGCGGGGCTGCGAGTCGCGGTGATCTGCAAGTCGCTGTTCGGCAAGGCGCACACGGTGATGGCCGAGGGCGGCTGCGCGGCAGCGATGGGCAACGTCAACAGCCACGACAACTGGCAGGTGCACTTCCGGGACACCATGCGCGGCGGCAAGTTCCTGAACAACTGGCGGATGGCCGAGCTGCACGCCAAGGAGGCACCGGACCGGGTCTGGGAGCTGGAGACGTACGGCGCGCTGTTCGACCGCACGAAGGACGGCAAGATCAGCCAGCGCAACTTCGGCGGCCACGAGTACCCGCGGCTGGCGCACGTGGGCGACCGCACCGGCCTCGAGCTGATCCGCACGATGCAGCAGAAGATCGTCTCGCTGCAGCAGGACGACGCGCGCAAGGCGGGCCGTTCCTCGGGCGCCGACGACGGCCGGCTGAAGGTCTTCGCCGAGCTGACCGTGACCGAGCTGCTCACCGACGACACCGGCGCGATCGCCGGCGCGTTCGGGTACTACCGCGAGACCGGCAAGTTCGTGCTGTTCAAGGCGCCCGCGGTCGTGCTGGCCACAGGCGGCATCGGCAAGTCGTTCAAGGTCACCTCCAACTCCTGGGAGTGCACCGGCGACGGCATGGGACTGGCGCTGCGCGTCGGCTCGACGCTGATGAACATGGAGTTCGTCCAGTTCCACCCGACCGGCATGGTCTGGCCGCCGTCGGTGAAGGGCATCCTGGTCACCGAGGGCGTGCGCGGCGACGGCGGGGTGCTGAAGAACTCCGAGGGCAAGCGGTTCATGTTCAACTACGTCCCGGACGTGTTCCGCAGCCAGTACGCGGACAACGAGGCCGAGGCCGACGCCTGGTACAAGGACCCGGACCACAACAAGCGCACCCCGGACCTGCTGCCGCGCGACGAGGTCGCCCGGGCGATCAACTCCGAGGTGAAGGCCGGCCGCGGCTCACCGCACGGCGGGGTCTACCTGGACATCGCCTCGCGGCTGCCCAAGGAGGAGATCCTGCGGCGGCTGCCGTCGATGCAGCACCAGTTCAAGGAGCTGGCCGACGTCGACATCACCTCCGAGCCGATGGAGGTCGGGCCGACCTGCCACTACGTGATGGGCGGCATCGAGGTCGACGCCGACACCGCTGCTGCGGCGCGCGTCCCGGGCCTGTTCGCCTCCGGCGAGGTGGCCGGCGGCATGCACGGTTCGAACCGGCTCGGCGGCAACTCGCTGTCGGACCTGCTCGTGTTCGGCCGGCGTTCCGGCGAAGGCGCGGCCGCGTACGTCCATGCGTTGCGCGGCGAGTACCCGGCGATCAGCGACGAGCAGGTCGCGTCCTGCATGCAGGTCGCGCTCGCGCCCTTCGAACAGCACGGTGACACCGCATACGAGATCCACCAGGAACTGCAGCAGTGCATGAACGATCTCGTCGGCATCATCCGCAAGGCCAGCGAGGTGCAGGACGCCCTGGAGCGGCTGGAGAAGCTCAAGGAGCGCGCCAAGACGGTGTCGGCCGCCGGTCCGCGCGAGTTCAACCCGGGCTGGCACCTCGCGCTCGACCTGCGCAACATGATCGCGGTGTGCGAGTGCATCGCCCGGGCCGCGCTGATCCGCGAGGAGTCACGCGGCGGTCACACCCGAGACGACTTCCCGAGCATGTCCGCCCAATGGCGCAAGGTGAATCTCATCTGCACGCAGAACGAGGCGGGCGACGGGATCGACGTCGTGGAGCAGCCGATGGAGCCGATGCGCGCCGACCTGCTCGCCCTGTTCCCTCGGGACGAGCTGATGAAGTACTTCACCGACGAGGAACTCGTCGACGTTGCGGGGGAGGCCGAATGA
- a CDS encoding succinate dehydrogenase/fumarate reductase iron-sulfur subunit: MTYNAHFRVWRGDASGGELGDYTVEVNEGEVVLDIIHRLQATQAGDLAVRWNCKAGKCGSCSAEINGRPRLMCMTRMSTFTEDEVVTVTPMRTFPVIKDLVTDVSYNYRKAEQIPAFAPPPGLAPGEYRMAQVDVQRSQEFRKCIECFLCQDVCHVIRDHEDNKQSYAGPRFFIRLAELDMHPLDALDRKQEAQDAHGLGMCNITKCCTEVCPEHIKITDNGIIPLKERVVDRRYDPLQVIARKVLRKDK; the protein is encoded by the coding sequence ATGACGTACAACGCCCACTTCCGCGTCTGGCGTGGCGACGCGTCGGGTGGCGAACTCGGCGACTACACGGTCGAGGTGAACGAGGGCGAGGTCGTCCTCGACATCATCCACCGGCTGCAGGCGACGCAGGCCGGTGATCTCGCCGTGCGGTGGAACTGCAAAGCCGGCAAGTGCGGCTCGTGCAGCGCCGAGATCAACGGCCGGCCGCGGCTGATGTGCATGACCCGCATGTCGACGTTCACCGAGGACGAGGTCGTCACCGTCACGCCGATGCGTACCTTCCCGGTGATCAAGGACCTGGTCACCGACGTGTCGTACAACTACCGCAAGGCCGAGCAGATTCCTGCGTTCGCCCCGCCACCTGGTCTCGCGCCCGGCGAGTACCGGATGGCCCAGGTCGACGTGCAGCGCTCGCAGGAGTTCCGCAAGTGCATCGAGTGCTTCCTGTGCCAGGACGTCTGCCACGTGATCCGCGACCACGAGGACAACAAGCAGTCCTACGCCGGGCCGCGGTTCTTCATCCGCCTCGCTGAACTGGACATGCACCCGCTGGATGCTCTGGACCGCAAGCAGGAGGCGCAGGACGCGCACGGGCTGGGGATGTGCAACATCACCAAGTGCTGCACCGAGGTCTGCCCCGAGCACATCAAGATCACCGACAACGGCATCATCCCGTTGAAGGAGCGCGTGGTGGACCGCCGGTACGACCCGTTGCAGGTCATCGCGCGCAAGGTGCTGCGCAAGGACAAGTAA
- a CDS encoding DUF4396 domain-containing protein, which produces MSTSSDHSVHQHAAGRTAVPWAMAMSATLHCLTGCAIGEVLGMVIGSAAGLHNAATIVLSVVLAFAFGYALTMRGVLRSGLPLNAAARVALAADTVSIAVMELIDNTVVVAIPGAMDAGLGSALFWLALAVSLAAAFVLTTPVNRWMIGRGRGHAVVHAMH; this is translated from the coding sequence CGCCGCCGGACGCACTGCCGTCCCGTGGGCCATGGCCATGTCCGCCACGCTGCACTGCCTCACCGGTTGTGCGATCGGCGAGGTCCTCGGCATGGTGATCGGCTCGGCCGCCGGTCTGCACAATGCGGCGACGATCGTGCTGTCGGTCGTGCTCGCGTTCGCCTTCGGTTACGCGCTGACGATGCGCGGCGTGCTGCGCTCCGGCCTTCCCCTGAACGCGGCGGCCCGGGTCGCCCTGGCCGCCGACACCGTGTCGATCGCGGTCATGGAACTGATCGACAACACCGTTGTCGTCGCCATCCCCGGGGCGATGGACGCCGGCCTCGGCAGCGCGCTGTTCTGGCTGGCCCTGGCCGTCTCACTCGCGGCCGCCTTCGTGCTCACCACGCCGGTGAACCGCTGGATGATCGGACGCGGCAGGGGACACGCCGTCGTCCATGCCATGCACTGA